Proteins encoded in a region of the Streptococcus sanguinis genome:
- the aspS gene encoding aspartate--tRNA ligase codes for MKRSMYAGRVRKEHVGQEVTLKGWVARRRDLGGLIFIDLRDREGIMQLVINPETVSAEVMATAESLRSEFVLEVTGKVAAREQANDKLATGSVELHVESLTVLNTAKTTPFEIKDGIEVNDDTRLRYRYLDLRRPEMLENFKLRAKVTHSIRNYLDELEFLDVETPFLSKSTPEGARDYLVPSRVHQGHFYALPQSPQITKQLLMNAGFDRYYQIVKCFRDEDLRGDRQPEFTQVDLETSFLSGQEIQDITEGLIARVMKETKGIDVELPFPRMKYDDAMALYGVDKPDTRFEMLLQDLTELVKGVDFKVFSEAPAVKAIVVKNAADKYSRKDIDKLTEQAKQHGAKGLAWVKVADGELAGPVAKFLTDLTNPLTEALQLENNDLVLFVADTLEVANAALGALRVRLAKELDLIDPDSFNYLWVVDWPMFEWSEEEGRYMSAHHPFTLPQKDSEQELEGDLSKVRAVAYDIVLNGYELGGGSLRINQKDLQERMFKALGFSNQEATEQFGFLLEAMDYGFPPHGGLALGLDRFVMLLAGEENIREVIAFPKNNKASDPMTQAPSPVSVAQLEELSLQVEAHEED; via the coding sequence ATGAAACGTTCTATGTATGCTGGGCGTGTTCGCAAGGAGCATGTTGGTCAGGAAGTCACTTTGAAGGGCTGGGTTGCCCGCCGTCGGGATTTGGGCGGTCTGATTTTCATTGATTTGCGCGACCGCGAGGGCATTATGCAGCTGGTCATCAATCCTGAGACAGTGTCTGCAGAGGTCATGGCAACCGCAGAAAGCCTGCGCAGTGAGTTTGTGCTGGAGGTGACAGGCAAGGTGGCTGCGCGTGAGCAGGCTAATGACAAGCTGGCAACAGGAAGCGTGGAGCTGCATGTGGAAAGCCTGACTGTCTTAAATACAGCCAAGACAACTCCTTTTGAAATCAAAGACGGCATCGAGGTGAATGACGATACGCGCTTGCGCTACCGTTATCTGGACTTGCGCCGGCCAGAGATGCTGGAGAACTTCAAGCTCCGTGCCAAGGTGACTCACTCTATCCGCAACTATCTAGATGAGCTGGAGTTTCTTGATGTGGAAACACCTTTCCTATCTAAGTCAACGCCAGAAGGAGCGCGTGATTACTTGGTGCCTAGCCGAGTTCATCAGGGGCATTTTTACGCTCTGCCACAGAGTCCGCAGATTACCAAACAGCTCTTGATGAATGCTGGTTTCGACCGTTATTACCAGATTGTAAAATGTTTCCGAGACGAGGACTTGCGTGGTGATCGTCAGCCAGAGTTTACTCAGGTGGACTTGGAGACTTCTTTCTTGTCTGGTCAGGAGATTCAGGACATTACAGAAGGCTTGATTGCTCGTGTTATGAAGGAAACTAAGGGCATTGACGTTGAGCTGCCTTTCCCCCGCATGAAGTATGATGATGCTATGGCTCTTTATGGGGTTGATAAGCCAGATACACGCTTTGAGATGTTGCTGCAGGACTTGACAGAGCTTGTCAAGGGAGTTGACTTCAAGGTCTTTTCAGAGGCTCCAGCTGTCAAGGCTATCGTCGTGAAAAATGCTGCAGATAAATACTCTCGCAAAGATATTGACAAACTGACAGAGCAAGCAAAACAGCATGGTGCTAAGGGGCTTGCTTGGGTGAAAGTGGCTGATGGTGAGCTGGCTGGTCCAGTTGCTAAGTTCTTAACAGACTTGACAAATCCGTTGACAGAAGCTTTACAGCTTGAAAATAATGACCTGGTGCTCTTTGTGGCTGATACTTTGGAAGTGGCAAATGCAGCTTTGGGAGCTCTTCGGGTGCGTTTGGCCAAGGAGTTAGACTTGATAGACCCAGATTCATTTAACTACCTTTGGGTGGTGGACTGGCCAATGTTTGAATGGTCAGAAGAAGAGGGTCGCTACATGAGCGCCCACCATCCTTTCACCTTACCGCAGAAAGATTCTGAGCAAGAACTAGAAGGAGACCTGAGCAAGGTACGGGCTGTGGCCTATGATATCGTCCTCAATGGCTATGAGCTGGGTGGCGGAAGTCTTCGGATCAACCAGAAAGACTTGCAGGAGCGGATGTTCAAGGCGCTTGGATTCTCAAATCAAGAAGCTACTGAGCAGTTTGGCTTCCTTCTGGAGGCTATGGACTATGGTTTTCCACCGCATGGCGGCTTGGCTTTGGGCTTGGACCGCTTTGTGATGCTCTTGGCTGGTGAAGAAAATATTCGTGAAGTCATTGCCTTTCCAAAGAATAACAAGGCTTCTGATCCAATGACACAGGCACCTAGTCCAGTATCGGTCGCTCAATTAGAGGAATTAAGTTTACAAGTGGAAGCACATGAAGAAGACTAA
- a CDS encoding metal-sulfur cluster assembly factor — translation MRDDIKINDRAAAIQDKLVEKLERIYDPDVELDVYNLGLIYEINLDENGHCKVVMTFTDTACDCAESLPIAIMDSLKKIDEIESASVEVTWSPAWKITRISRFGRIALGISPR, via the coding sequence ATGAGAGACGATATCAAAATCAATGACCGAGCAGCTGCCATTCAGGATAAATTGGTGGAGAAGCTCGAGCGTATTTACGATCCGGATGTAGAGTTGGATGTTTATAACTTAGGGTTGATTTATGAAATTAACTTAGACGAAAACGGCCACTGCAAGGTTGTTATGACCTTTACTGATACAGCCTGCGACTGTGCTGAGAGTCTGCCCATCGCCATTATGGACTCTCTTAAGAAAATTGATGAGATTGAAAGTGCCTCTGTTGAGGTTACTTGGTCTCCTGCTTGGAAAATCACTCGTATCAGTCGCTTCGGCCGCATTGCTTTGGGAATCAGTCCTAGATAA
- the ilvD gene encoding dihydroxy-acid dehydratase produces the protein MTDKDIRHRSKIYDSMVKSPNRAMLRATGMTDKDFETPIVGVISTWAENTPCNIHLHDLGKLAKEGIKAEGAWPVQYGTITVADGIAMGTPGMRFSLTSRDIIADSIEAAMGGHNVDAFVAIGGCDKNMPGSMIAIANMDIPAVFAYGGTIAPGNLDGKDIDLVSVFEGIGKWNHGDLTAEEVRRIECNACPGPGGCGGMYTANTMATAIEVLGMSLPGSSSHPAESKDKQEDIEAAGRAVVKMLKMGLKPSDILTREAFEDAITVTMALGGSTNATLHLLAMAHAANVELTLDDFNVIQEKVPHLADLKPSGQYVFQDLYEVGGVPAVMKYLLANGFLHGDRITCTGKTVAENLAEFADLTPGQKVIMPLENPKRADGPLIILHGNLAPDGAVAKVSGVKVRRHVGPAKVFDSEEAAIDAVLADEVVDGDVVVVRYVGPKGGPGMPEMLSLSSIIVGKGQGDKVALLTDGRFSGGTYGLVVGHIAPEAQDGGPIAYLRTGDMVTVDQDTKEISMAISDEELAKRKAETTIPPLYSRGVLGKYAHMVSSAAKGAVTDFWKPEETGKK, from the coding sequence ATGACAGATAAGGACATTCGTCACAGAAGTAAGATTTATGACAGTATGGTTAAATCTCCTAACCGTGCCATGCTTCGCGCGACGGGGATGACTGATAAAGATTTTGAAACGCCTATTGTTGGGGTGATTTCCACTTGGGCGGAAAATACACCTTGTAACATCCATTTGCATGATTTGGGCAAGCTAGCCAAGGAAGGTATCAAAGCAGAGGGCGCTTGGCCTGTTCAGTACGGGACTATTACGGTTGCGGACGGAATTGCCATGGGAACGCCAGGTATGCGCTTCTCTCTGACCTCACGCGACATCATCGCAGACTCCATCGAGGCTGCAATGGGTGGGCATAATGTGGATGCCTTTGTAGCTATCGGGGGCTGTGATAAAAATATGCCTGGCTCCATGATTGCCATTGCTAATATGGATATTCCTGCTGTCTTTGCCTACGGCGGAACGATTGCGCCGGGGAATCTGGACGGCAAGGATATTGACTTGGTTTCTGTCTTTGAAGGAATTGGGAAATGGAACCATGGTGACTTGACAGCTGAGGAAGTGCGCCGCATTGAGTGTAATGCATGCCCTGGTCCTGGTGGCTGTGGCGGTATGTATACGGCCAACACTATGGCGACGGCTATTGAAGTTCTGGGCATGAGCTTGCCAGGCTCTTCTTCTCACCCAGCTGAGTCCAAGGATAAGCAAGAGGATATCGAAGCAGCTGGTCGTGCTGTTGTGAAAATGCTGAAAATGGGGCTGAAGCCGTCTGACATCTTGACACGCGAAGCCTTTGAAGATGCAATCACAGTGACCATGGCTCTGGGTGGTTCTACAAATGCTACTCTGCACTTGCTGGCCATGGCGCATGCGGCCAATGTTGAGCTGACTCTTGATGACTTTAATGTCATTCAAGAGAAGGTACCACATTTGGCTGACTTGAAACCATCCGGTCAGTATGTCTTCCAAGACCTTTATGAGGTTGGGGGAGTGCCGGCTGTGATGAAATATCTCTTGGCGAACGGCTTCCTGCATGGCGACCGCATTACTTGTACAGGTAAAACGGTGGCAGAGAATCTGGCAGAATTTGCTGATCTGACACCAGGTCAAAAGGTTATTATGCCGCTTGAAAATCCAAAACGTGCAGACGGTCCGCTTATCATCTTGCATGGGAATCTGGCTCCAGATGGTGCTGTTGCTAAGGTTTCTGGTGTTAAAGTACGCCGTCACGTCGGACCAGCCAAGGTCTTTGACTCAGAAGAAGCAGCTATTGATGCTGTACTGGCTGATGAAGTGGTCGATGGCGATGTGGTCGTGGTTCGCTATGTTGGACCAAAGGGTGGCCCTGGTATGCCAGAAATGCTGTCACTTTCTTCTATCATCGTAGGGAAAGGTCAAGGGGACAAGGTGGCACTTCTAACTGACGGCCGCTTCTCAGGCGGTACTTACGGCTTGGTTGTCGGACACATTGCTCCGGAAGCTCAGGATGGTGGCCCGATTGCCTATCTTCGTACAGGCGATATGGTCACGGTTGACCAAGACACCAAGGAAATTTCTATGGCGATCTCTGACGAAGAGCTGGCGAAACGTAAGGCAGAAACGACTATTCCACCGCTTTATAGCCGCGGGGTATTGGGTAAATATGCCCACATGGTATCTTCTGCTGCTAAAGGTGCTGTTACTGACTTCTGGAAACCAGAAGAAACCGGCAAGAAATAG
- the rpmF gene encoding 50S ribosomal protein L32: MAVPARRTSKAKKNKRRTHYKVTAPTVTFDETTGDYSRSHRVSLKGYYKGRKIAKAAAAE; encoded by the coding sequence ATGGCAGTACCTGCACGTCGCACTTCCAAAGCGAAGAAAAACAAACGCCGCACTCACTACAAAGTGACAGCTCCAACTGTAACTTTTGACGAAACTACTGGTGACTACTCACGCTCTCACCGTGTATCCCTTAAAGGATACTACAAGGGCCGTAAGATCGCCAAAGCTGCTGCAGCAGAATAA
- the rpmG gene encoding 50S ribosomal protein L33 codes for MRVNITLEHKESGERLYLTSKNKRNTPDRLQLKKYSPKLRKHVVFTEVK; via the coding sequence ATGCGCGTAAATATTACACTTGAACACAAAGAATCTGGTGAACGCTTGTACCTTACTTCTAAAAACAAACGCAACACACCAGACCGTCTTCAATTGAAGAAATACTCACCAAAACTTCGCAAGCACGTTGTGTTTACAGAAGTGAAGTAA
- a CDS encoding CadD family cadmium resistance transporter, protein MVQNIVTSIILYSGTAVDLLIILMLFFAKRKSRKDIINIYLGQFLGSVSLIFLSLLFAFVLNYIPSKEILGLLGLIPIFLGLKVLLLGDSDGEAIAKDGLRKDNKNLIFLVAMITFASCGADNIGVFVPYFITLNLANLIVALLTFLVMIYLLVFSAQKLAQVPSVGETLEKYSRWFIAVVYLGLGMYILIENNSFDMLWAVLG, encoded by the coding sequence ATGGTTCAAAATATTGTTACTTCGATAATCCTGTATTCTGGGACAGCCGTAGACTTACTTATTATCCTAATGTTATTTTTTGCCAAAAGAAAAAGCAGAAAGGACATCATTAACATCTATTTAGGACAATTTCTAGGCTCTGTTAGTCTAATATTCCTAAGTTTGCTTTTTGCATTTGTCTTAAATTATATTCCTAGTAAAGAGATTTTAGGTTTACTCGGTTTGATTCCAATTTTCCTAGGACTCAAAGTTTTGCTTTTAGGAGATTCTGATGGAGAAGCTATTGCAAAAGATGGTTTGCGCAAAGATAATAAAAACCTGATTTTTCTAGTCGCTATGATTACTTTTGCAAGTTGTGGTGCTGACAATATTGGTGTTTTTGTCCCATATTTTATTACCTTAAATTTAGCGAATTTGATAGTGGCTTTACTTACCTTTCTAGTCATGATTTATCTCTTGGTTTTTTCTGCCCAAAAATTGGCACAAGTCCCTTCTGTTGGAGAAACTTTGGAAAAATATAGCAGATGGTTTATTGCCGTTGTCTATTTAGGATTGGGGATGTATATCCTGATTGAAAACAACAGCTTTGACATGCTATGGGCTGTGTTAGGCTAG
- the cadX gene encoding Cd(II)/Zn(II)-sensing metalloregulatory transcriptional regulator CadX — protein sequence MKKDSICQVDVINQQNVTTASNYLEKEKVQKSLRILSKFTDNKQINIIFYLLAVEELCVCDIACLLNLSMASASHHLRKLANQNILDTRREGKIIYYFIKDEEIRDFFNQLG from the coding sequence ATGAAAAAAGATAGTATCTGTCAAGTGGATGTTATAAATCAACAAAATGTTACAACCGCATCGAACTACCTTGAAAAGGAAAAAGTCCAAAAATCACTTCGCATTTTATCAAAATTTACCGATAATAAACAGATAAATATCATCTTTTATCTCCTTGCCGTCGAAGAACTCTGTGTCTGCGATATAGCCTGTTTATTAAATCTCAGTATGGCATCTGCCTCCCACCATCTTCGTAAACTAGCCAATCAAAACATCTTGGATACTAGAAGAGAGGGGAAAATTATATATTATTTTATAAAAGATGAGGAAATCAGAGATTTTTTTAATCAACTAGGATAA
- a CDS encoding AAA family ATPase, whose translation MENCVYIISGPPGVGKSSVSKELAYSFDKSAVIEGDMIYLMVKSGLVAPWEDDGYYMDLFWDNIISLTSNLLNRSMTIIIDYVIFEEQIKKITDFLKARQTRLKYCVLLAEEEKLKERDLSRNEIERTGDLSIKSRKEFLAKNITQEHFLYTDQLDIRETVNLIKTEDRFFV comes from the coding sequence TTGGAAAATTGTGTTTATATCATTTCGGGTCCTCCAGGTGTTGGAAAAAGCAGTGTCAGTAAAGAATTAGCCTATTCTTTTGACAAGAGTGCTGTGATAGAAGGCGACATGATTTATTTAATGGTTAAAAGCGGCTTAGTAGCACCTTGGGAAGACGATGGCTACTACATGGATTTATTCTGGGACAATATCATTAGTCTTACCAGCAATTTACTTAATAGAAGCATGACTATCATCATAGACTATGTCATATTCGAGGAACAAATCAAAAAAATTACAGATTTTTTAAAGGCCAGACAAACAAGATTAAAATACTGTGTATTGCTGGCAGAAGAAGAAAAGCTTAAAGAAAGGGACCTATCCAGAAATGAAATAGAAAGAACGGGTGACTTATCAATCAAATCTAGAAAAGAGTTTCTAGCTAAAAATATTACTCAGGAGCATTTCCTTTATACGGATCAGTTAGATATCAGAGAAACTGTGAATCTCATAAAAACAGAAGATCGATTTTTTGTTTAA
- a CDS encoding helix-turn-helix transcriptional regulator — MAKESKIITNLKSVRESMGMTQQELADRIGMRRETILHLENNRYNPSLEMALKIAQVFNLKVEDLFELRQKEEA; from the coding sequence ATGGCCAAAGAAAGCAAGATTATCACTAATCTCAAATCTGTTCGTGAGTCCATGGGCATGACCCAGCAGGAGCTAGCCGACCGCATCGGCATGCGGCGCGAGACAATTCTGCACTTGGAAAATAACCGCTACAACCCTTCGCTGGAAATGGCTCTCAAAATTGCTCAAGTTTTTAACCTTAAAGTGGAAGATCTCTTTGAACTCAGACAGAAAGAGGAGGCATAA
- a CDS encoding DUF3796 domain-containing protein — MKKSQKTGGLITMIAAALFIDFTVLFGSNLSWGPKLIILGISVLGQIVAIWGWLHMKPWPHKSQKGKGKTIFDLSAKLYTMLLFAATIFYTVGIWVATPSEGSSIKEWILGVGLVIEAIVFGFFSLKNVKETPDERFYANLAKAASLMFVFILGALIILAVIIGYMGSLTLYMGQFFISIAALICIFAVVYLILERRG; from the coding sequence ATGAAAAAAAGTCAAAAAACGGGTGGCCTCATTACAATGATTGCCGCAGCTCTCTTTATTGATTTTACTGTTTTATTTGGTTCCAATCTTAGTTGGGGACCCAAGTTGATTATTCTCGGTATTTCAGTGTTAGGTCAGATTGTAGCTATTTGGGGCTGGCTGCACATGAAACCATGGCCTCATAAGAGTCAGAAAGGTAAGGGAAAGACTATTTTTGACTTGTCTGCTAAGCTATACACGATGCTTTTGTTTGCAGCAACCATTTTTTATACAGTAGGAATTTGGGTTGCAACCCCAAGCGAAGGATCCAGTATTAAGGAATGGATTTTGGGAGTTGGCCTCGTTATTGAAGCGATTGTATTTGGTTTTTTCTCTTTGAAAAATGTCAAGGAAACTCCAGACGAACGCTTTTATGCTAATCTAGCTAAGGCAGCTAGCTTGATGTTTGTTTTTATACTAGGCGCACTGATAATCCTAGCAGTTATCATTGGGTACATGGGTTCTCTCACTCTTTACATGGGTCAGTTCTTTATTAGCATAGCTGCCTTGATTTGCATCTTTGCGGTTGTCTATCTTATTTTGGAACGGAGAGGATAA
- a CDS encoding SepM family pheromone-processing serine protease, protein MKSVTRILITALVLTGIGFIPLPYQVETLRPALNAKDFVQVQGGTNQGKGQIYVMAVGVSDARVFSLFLTLLPNYRLETEYVSVPENYFDKEKGREERENSTMGSSHLNALQVAYQASGHTVEIRHKEIFVDAVSQETPLAQELQKGDVILKIDNQTYTSPYDIVDQMEQRTVGDVVSIEYSRNGVIGLASGPVIVDETTGKPGLGIALGSKASVAMNPLTKFKSNGVAGPSGGLMFSLELYNQLVSEDITKGKAIAGTGTIDHKGNVGRIGGIEMKVMAADKAGAEIFFVPDDTIDADIAQYNPKLRSNYHEALRASIKIKSKMKIVPVKTFNEALNYLREME, encoded by the coding sequence ATGAAATCAGTAACAAGAATTTTAATAACAGCTTTGGTGTTAACTGGGATTGGCTTTATCCCCCTACCTTATCAAGTGGAGACCTTGAGACCGGCTTTGAATGCCAAAGACTTTGTCCAAGTTCAAGGAGGAACTAATCAAGGAAAAGGTCAAATCTATGTCATGGCTGTCGGCGTTTCCGATGCTCGGGTGTTCAGTCTCTTTTTGACTTTGCTGCCTAATTACAGGCTGGAAACAGAGTATGTCTCTGTACCTGAAAACTATTTTGATAAGGAGAAGGGACGGGAAGAGCGAGAGAACAGCACTATGGGATCTTCCCATCTCAATGCCTTACAGGTAGCTTATCAAGCATCCGGTCATACTGTTGAGATTAGACATAAAGAGATTTTTGTGGATGCTGTCAGCCAAGAGACGCCGTTAGCTCAGGAGCTGCAGAAAGGCGATGTGATTTTAAAGATTGACAATCAGACTTACACTAGTCCATATGATATTGTCGATCAGATGGAACAGCGGACAGTCGGCGATGTGGTATCAATTGAGTACAGCCGTAATGGTGTAATCGGTTTGGCTAGCGGTCCTGTGATTGTGGATGAGACAACTGGTAAGCCTGGTTTGGGGATTGCATTGGGTTCTAAAGCCAGTGTTGCCATGAATCCTCTGACAAAGTTTAAGAGCAACGGTGTGGCAGGCCCCTCTGGTGGACTCATGTTCAGTTTGGAGCTGTACAATCAGCTCGTGTCTGAAGACATTACCAAAGGAAAAGCTATTGCTGGTACTGGAACGATTGACCACAAGGGAAATGTTGGCCGGATTGGCGGGATAGAGATGAAGGTCATGGCTGCAGATAAGGCAGGCGCTGAGATTTTCTTTGTTCCTGATGATACCATTGACGCTGATATTGCCCAGTACAATCCCAAGCTGCGCTCTAACTACCATGAGGCACTTCGCGCTTCTATCAAAATCAAGAGTAAAATGAAAATCGTCCCTGTCAAAACCTTCAACGAAGCTTTGAACTATCTCAGAGAGATGGAATAA
- a CDS encoding glucosaminidase domain-containing protein, translated as MFRKKKVIIALATATVFSGSVLSVSRLAANEKASLDPSLVQVSDQFQAKKTGAVVFSEDVTVPSTVSADFIDSRLAGTPMAGLGKAFKKAEKDHGVNAIFLVGLAIHESDYGRSQIAQAKHNLFGFMAYDSSPFSSAGNFATFDDGIDTVARYLSEHYLKPGGQFYNGKSMAAINVRYASDKTWSSKIMIRIRNFLKKG; from the coding sequence ATGTTTAGGAAGAAAAAAGTTATTATAGCATTAGCGACAGCTACTGTCTTTTCAGGCAGTGTGTTGTCTGTCAGCCGTCTAGCGGCAAATGAAAAGGCCAGTCTGGATCCGTCTTTAGTGCAGGTATCAGATCAGTTTCAGGCCAAGAAAACAGGAGCAGTCGTCTTTTCAGAAGATGTAACAGTGCCAAGCACAGTGTCAGCCGATTTCATTGATAGTCGTTTGGCTGGCACGCCGATGGCTGGATTGGGAAAAGCTTTCAAAAAAGCAGAGAAAGATCATGGAGTTAATGCAATTTTTCTCGTAGGGCTGGCTATTCACGAATCGGATTACGGCCGCAGTCAGATTGCTCAGGCCAAGCACAACCTGTTTGGTTTCATGGCTTATGACTCCAGTCCTTTTTCCAGTGCAGGAAATTTCGCAACATTTGACGATGGTATAGATACCGTTGCCCGCTATCTTAGCGAGCACTATCTCAAGCCTGGCGGTCAGTTCTACAATGGTAAGAGCATGGCTGCTATCAATGTAAGATACGCATCTGACAAAACTTGGTCAAGCAAGATTATGATTCGTATTCGAAATTTTTTGAAAAAAGGTTAA
- a CDS encoding prepilin peptidase has translation MILKESRSLTLSPEIFKEYKKGKIMIASLVFILGVVFGSFFNVVIYRVPLEKSIAKGRSMCPSCGHVLTSVELIPVVSIIMQGFKCKHCKEPISPRYLIVELLTGLLWLASYLIFQDQGPWMVVSACLLVSLCLIIGYIDFDTQYISDSVLLVFWLGRMSVTFFTNEFNWELLLSLLVGAGLYSLIYFGAKAYYKKEAFGMGDILYLAALSSWFSPLNTLILGYGSFFVAGAILLIATIFKKFKFKLKEEVPFGPAMSIMAVILYFWGGI, from the coding sequence GTGATACTCAAGGAAAGTCGAAGTTTGACATTGTCACCTGAGATTTTCAAAGAGTATAAAAAGGGAAAAATTATGATTGCAAGTTTAGTATTTATATTAGGTGTCGTATTTGGGAGCTTTTTCAATGTCGTCATCTACCGTGTGCCACTGGAAAAGAGCATTGCCAAAGGTCGGTCTATGTGCCCGTCCTGCGGCCATGTCTTGACTTCGGTGGAGCTGATTCCGGTTGTGTCGATTATCATGCAGGGCTTTAAATGCAAGCACTGCAAGGAGCCGATTTCACCGCGCTATCTCATTGTGGAGCTCCTGACGGGTCTGCTCTGGCTGGCCTCTTATCTGATCTTTCAAGATCAGGGGCCGTGGATGGTTGTTTCAGCCTGTCTCTTGGTGTCACTTTGTCTCATTATCGGTTATATCGATTTTGATACTCAGTACATCTCGGACTCGGTTCTGCTGGTTTTCTGGCTGGGCCGCATGTCTGTTACGTTTTTTACCAATGAGTTTAATTGGGAACTGCTCCTTTCACTGCTAGTCGGCGCTGGTCTCTACTCTCTCATTTATTTTGGGGCCAAGGCTTATTACAAGAAAGAGGCTTTCGGGATGGGAGACATCCTTTACTTAGCTGCCCTGAGCAGTTGGTTTAGCCCTTTGAATACGCTGATTTTGGGATATGGTTCTTTCTTTGTGGCTGGAGCTATTCTCTTAATCGCAACCATCTTTAAGAAATTCAAATTTAAGCTGAAAGAAGAAGTCCCTTTTGGTCCTGCTATGAGTATCATGGCGGTCATCCTATATTTCTGGGGAGGAATCTAG
- a CDS encoding VanW family protein has protein sequence MRFMSRRKRKVSSKYQKLLPAATLAAFLLGSLFYVIFVFNPTIDLSINGRPSMKVRSRSEAEIEVYRELPYKATFQLSTGQHFSVDMRFLGLSYFTEEELKRLDNISAKTVWDKFTPFFDTKENLQISIYPNRLFWLRPLNDVLAAHPDVLSQLPTTNHLVMDGESNVKVGDKSNGYKIDPAAFIQASEEIAKTGKFDDVKVESTPVEAEDQSELLSQYTHFIERKEVPLPTNAAQAQNMKTAFYKLQNVYLAPGETKSISELLGALNAESGYLPVKGKDNKEVYGQGAEQIIDAIQQLAFSRTNVISYRGQYFNVGTPAEGLTELTIQNNTETDMVFSLSLEEGQVSIILASK, from the coding sequence ATGAGATTCATGTCAAGAAGAAAAAGAAAGGTTTCATCAAAATATCAAAAACTACTTCCAGCAGCGACACTTGCTGCCTTTCTGCTGGGTAGTTTATTTTATGTCATTTTTGTCTTTAATCCAACGATTGACCTGAGTATCAATGGCCGTCCCTCTATGAAGGTTCGCTCTCGGAGCGAAGCTGAGATTGAAGTTTACAGAGAACTGCCCTATAAGGCGACATTTCAGTTGTCTACGGGGCAACACTTCTCTGTAGATATGCGCTTTTTAGGACTGAGCTATTTCACAGAAGAAGAGCTCAAGCGGCTGGATAATATTTCAGCCAAGACAGTCTGGGATAAGTTTACACCGTTTTTCGATACCAAGGAAAATCTACAGATTTCCATCTATCCTAACCGTCTTTTTTGGCTTAGACCTTTAAACGATGTCTTAGCTGCCCACCCTGATGTTCTCAGTCAGCTTCCAACGACCAATCATCTGGTCATGGACGGCGAGTCTAATGTAAAGGTGGGAGACAAGTCTAATGGCTATAAGATTGACCCTGCTGCTTTTATCCAGGCATCTGAGGAGATTGCCAAGACTGGTAAATTTGATGATGTCAAGGTTGAGAGCACGCCTGTCGAAGCAGAAGATCAGAGTGAACTTCTGAGCCAATATACGCACTTTATAGAGCGTAAGGAAGTACCACTGCCGACCAACGCTGCCCAAGCTCAAAACATGAAAACAGCCTTTTACAAGCTGCAGAATGTTTACTTGGCTCCTGGTGAGACCAAGTCTATCTCAGAATTGTTAGGCGCTTTGAATGCAGAGTCTGGCTATCTGCCAGTCAAGGGCAAGGATAATAAAGAAGTTTACGGTCAGGGTGCTGAGCAGATTATAGATGCCATTCAGCAGCTCGCCTTTTCACGGACCAATGTTATTTCCTATCGAGGACAGTATTTCAACGTCGGAACGCCGGCTGAAGGTTTGACCGAATTGACCATTCAAAACAATACAGAAACAGATATGGTGTTTTCATTAAGTTTGGAGGAGGGGCAAGTATCCATCATTTTGGCATCTAAGTGA